The Takifugu flavidus isolate HTHZ2018 chromosome 21, ASM371156v2, whole genome shotgun sequence genome has a window encoding:
- the efna1a gene encoding ephrin-A1a has product MDLVWIAGLVVSICACFGTAERHSVYWNSTNQKFHWDDYTVEVRLNDYLDIVCPHYPEGEVPQLDAERYVLYMVERGDYDSCKPQSYDQMRWECGHPFAPHAPEKFSEKFQRFTPFTLGKEFRQGESYYYISKPLHHHGKDCLRLRVDVVAADGSQEARVAKGGTGGADVGAGGGAHNPSNRLPAADDPVVVLPDVQKSVRTNSAVAAASLSAVALLGPFSLLLLLH; this is encoded by the exons ATGGATTTGGTTTGGATTGCGGGCTTGGTCGTGAGCATCTGCGCCTGCTTTGGGACCGCAGAGCGACACAGCGTCTACTGGAACAGCACCAACCAGAA GTTCCATTGGGACGACTACACCGTGGAAGTGCGGCTCAATGACTACCTGGACATTGTCTGCCCCCATTACCCCGAGGGCGAGGTGCCGCAGCTGGACGCCGAGCGCTACGTGCTCTACATGGTGGAGCGCGGGGACTACGACTCCTGCAAGCCGCAGTCGTACGATCAGATGCGATGGGAGTGCGGCCACCCTTTTGCTCCTCACGCCCCGGAGAAGTTCTCCGAGAAGTTCCAGCGTTTTACTCCGTTCACTTTAGGGAAGGAGTTCCGCCAGGGAGAGAGCTACTACTACATCT CTAAACCGTTGCACCACCATGGGAAAGACTGCCTCAGGCTCCGGGTGGATGTGGTGGCGGCCGATG GCTCTCAAGAGGCCAGAGTGGCCAAAGGAGGCACGGGTGGGGCTGATGTTGGTGCTGGGGGTGGGGCTCACAACCCATCCAACAGACTGCCTGCAG CAGACGACCCGGTGGTGGTCCTGCCAGACGTCCAGAAGAGCGTACGGACCAATTCCGCCGTGGCGGCCGCCTCTCTCTCAGCCGTGGCCTTGCTGGGACCATTTTCATTACTACTATTGTTGCACTGA
- the dpm3 gene encoding dolichol-phosphate mannosyltransferase subunit 3 — MTKLMQWLFGVSLLAVVWALIAYDLLDLNLPQTYRDVAWPMPAYLLVSFGCYSLAVIGYRVATFNDCEEASRELRMHIKEAREDLRKKGLRF, encoded by the coding sequence ATGACTAAACTAATGCAGTGGCTGTTCGGTGTGTCGCTGTTGGCAGTAGTCTGGGCTCTGATTGCTTACGACCTGTTGGATCTTAACCTGCCGCAGACTTACAGAGACGTTGCCTGGCCGATGCCTGCCTACCTACTGGTGTCGTTTGGATGCTACTCACTTGCAGTGATTGGATACCGGGTGGCTACCTTCAATGACTGCGAGGAGGCCTCACGGGAGCTACGCATGCATATAAAAGAAGCCCGAGAGGACTTGAGAAAAAAGGGCTTAAGGTTTTAG